A segment of the Arachis hypogaea cultivar Tifrunner chromosome 5, arahy.Tifrunner.gnm2.J5K5, whole genome shotgun sequence genome:
GAATATCTTCCTAGTGAATTATTGATATTAAACTGAAAGTAGAACAAAATGGAGATTGAAGAAAACTTTGTTCCTATTAAAGAAAACTTTAAATACAGGCATGATATTTTACATCAGTGTAAGAATTAGTCAAAAGTTTATTTTAGAAAAGACGGACCTACCTAATTATGGGAGTTAATAATTGAGTCGATAAGCCTAAAAGATTACCAGAACATAAAATTTTGACAGTgaaagaattatttattttttgttttataaaaCAATCtttatacaaaatatattttacttctaATATTTAATAACGTATTTTTTAACCACAAactaatcaatcacattaattattttatttacaaaactATATAATATTGGATGAGAGACTTAACAATATCGCTTAATATATATCTGATAAAAACGATTAAGGGTTATTATTAAAAGACTTGTAGCATCAATTCACAAAAAATAAATCCAAAACACCAAGGTTGTGtttaataataagaataagataAGACAATATAACGAGAATAAGACACAAAAGACATAGACACAAATTTTAatattcttgtattttgtttggtaataaactataacaaattataaaaatttaatttatttttatttttttattcaaaaattttaaaaataaaaatataataataataaatctaattataaaaaaattaacaaaataataaatgaaaaaataaaaaataacttgtcGCTTATTAGTGTTTTTGTGTCTTTCGTGTAAGGATGAGCACAAAATACACAAATTTAGTATTTTGAACACAAAATCTCTATTCGTATTTGCTAATATGATTTTGTATCTCTGTATTTCTGATTCGACGGACAAaatataatacaataataaaaatgtatGTAAAAAATTATTCATCTAATCGATCATATGTTTGAATTTTGTATCACATTGAATTTGTAATAATTAATGTGTGCATAAAATTCTTTACAATGACAAGTTTGATATTTGAAGTGAGCATCCAAGAATGAAACGCACCGACTAtctaaaaagcaaaaaaaaaaggcatTTTGGTTGGCCACGCCAAACTCTCTTTTCCAATGCTGATGAATGCTTTGATTGCTGAGATTTTCATTTTTCACACATAACCATCATGCTTGCGTttaaaagttgtgaaaagcaTATGCATCCATGTCACCCCCCTCCACTAAATAGTAAACACCAATGCTACCTCACTGCCCACTCAGCATCATATTGTGTCTATGTCAACATTCATCTAACAATtactccttttattttaattattttagtctttatgaaaaaaatagttattttgtcccataataaaaatacatattaaaattacaaattaaaattttttattaaaaatacaaaaaatttaaatcttcaatatgtttattgtgtatttattataaaaaatatatacattaataataatcttatcatgtgtcttaaattatatattcttAAAACACATAGTaactaaacttaaaaaaaaatattctgtctaagtattatatatatattatgttataaaaataaaaagtaaaagtgaTTTATATTTAAAGAATTtagttaatatgtattttaatgatacgtgttaaaattattaattaatttttttataaaaaaattcagtgaatttttatatttataaaaatttaaattttttactaataataataataataatcataaaagttaaaatacatattaactaaattcatatttaaaataatataagatCAAGAAAATAAAGATACGAAGTGTGTATAATACGTAAGTAGTCTTACAAATACACTTTTTTCGTACAAGTGAATATTTAAGAGGACTAATTTAAAACTCTAGGCTAATTGAGTTAGTGTTAATTGGAGAGGTGGATACACTCATACACATATGAAAAGATTATGATTAGGCCaaaaattaattaagattgaATTGGTTAGTTGTAGGTTGGTAGTGTACAGTAGAAAGGGAGGTAAGGAAGAAGCAGAAACAGTTGGAATGGTTTGCCGGTTATGTTGTGGCACAAAGTTAAGGCAGAAGGGGCCCATCAGAAACGGTGCATATAATTGATGGAATGCGTATTGTATTGCAAATGCCAATTTCATAAGATATGTATAGAGGTATAATAGGATTCTTGTCCCTCCATGAGATAGCAAACTTTGTGCATCAATCTGAACTTTTCCAAACATATGCATGTTTTTCATCGACATAGTCTCATAGAATTATCATGCGTTTTATGCATGAATTGTGAACTATATATAAATGCCCAATTCAAATGTAAGAATTTTAATGTGTTAACCAATGTGATAATCTAATTAATAAGAGCTACTGGTTAAAGttgttaatataatattcatgttttaattttcaaataactaTTAATAATCGTCTGTTTAAAAGATAGGTCATATTGATTtacttttttgttattaattttattacattAAAGAAAGAGATTAAGCATAACAGTACAATAAgataaattttgtaaaacacatgtaaatttttctaaatttgatgttttaaatcattttcttattatttcatgtACGTAATTATAAATGGATATTATTTGGGACCAATTATGATTATAAGACATGAAATTTACGTAATGCTCATGAAATATTAAAATCGTTATTTTTAAATAGaacttttaaagtaaaaaatttgataaattgaaaaaataaatatttaatcattattaaaattataatttttatggtGTATGTGAATTTTACTCTTTAATTCAAAAGTtactaatgtatatatatataccaacatCTTTACTTTGGAGAAGcttaatcatttttttttcttttggatataGTTTGCCCTCTCTTTTTATTAGGGGTATGTATGACCCGGCCCGATTCGAATATCCGACCCGGCTATGAGTACTTTAAGAGCTAATTTTGTGTGATTTTATTGGGTCTAGGGCCGGATAATGGTCTAAAAAATTGACCcgatcattatttcgggtcgggtccagACCATGGCTCGAGTCACCCAAAGTCGGCTCGGTGGCCCAgttatcatacacaattaatattttgtgttattaatgatggatgatggctattcttatgtgaaatttaagtattgtaaactttaatattttgtgttattagttattataagactataagttaatgttttatgtttaaaatgcataagattttagactaatgcataatgtgttatttgtattgatttaaatatttgatgttattatacaatattagtattgattatggttatactttaattttaaagaagagttgattcttgttatatttttttaagtaaattttaccatgtcaaataatagttTGAACCTtggaaatttaaatattttcacatgctagcttataagaaggtatcaataAAATGTGATGTTAATGGTCCGGTTTTTATCCTGTATAATCGTGACCCGAAAGTGTATAAATTTCATTGGATCTAGGATTagattcgggtctaataaataaatCCGGTATATATTTCGGATCAAATTTAAATCACATTAAATCCAACTTCACCTGACCCATGCACACATCTATTTCTTATGAATATAAGACGTTGGGAGCATAGCTCATCCTGACCCTTCCTGAGTAGTGTTGAGCTGGTTTCATTTTAATTAGATGAGATATATTTTGGTTATTCAAAATATGGAAAGTGAATAGCTGTAAAAAGCATTTCAACATTTAAgttaatataattgatttttttttttttacttgaagAACAAACATGTTCTTAAACTATAAAGTTTGATTTATAGATGAATATTCATCTCGgtctttgataattttttttgaagaattttaagacttcaaaaaaatatatatatattttttgattcttgatatttaattttgtgagactgattaatttttttgttaatgttctctttttaaaacatactTATGTCAATTATATGAtatgttaattattaatatatcttctatttaatttttataaataaaaataatttaactaatattttttagttttacacCGTAAATTTAACTAATGTAtttgaaaaagtaataaaaatatattaaaaaactaaACGGCTTTGACAATTATCGTTAAAGAAATTTAACTAATGTAtttgaaaaagtaataaaaatatattaaaaaactaaACGGCTTTGACAATTATCGTTAAAGACAAGGAGACTaccaataaaaaagaatttatcaATCTTAGTTGATTTTTAATAGATTAATTAACAGTTTAACATGTCATGTAAGCTTATTccattaatacaaaaaaaatattaataaataaaggaCTTAATTaatctcataaaaataaaaattaaacaccaaaaaaaattttttattgaggactaattactctctctatatatatgggGTGTTTGTACTGCAGTTTGTTTCgattttaaattggaaaaatcaTCCGATTCAACAgtactaaattagtaaatttaattagATTGTTTTGGTTCATATTTTTTTGTCCGAggccaactaaactaaaccaaatcgatctaaaaaaaagaagatatagTGTGAAACTTTCAATCACGCAAGAGGCGGAGATTAATTAACATGACATACATTATGGTTTTAGTAGACTCTTTTCCTATGGATTTTGGACTAATTCACGAAGTCATAGATAGATGATGAAACCATGACCCTAAATCAATCTCCATGCCTTGTCGACAACGACAATTTATTGAAAACACATGGTGTGATTTGATTACGAATTTCGTTATATTGGTTCTACGGTGGTTGAGAAAGCCCTGCCGCCAACAAAGCAAATTATGTTGAGCCAGGCATATTCATAATTCACGCTCTTTAATTTCTCTGGTGTTTTGGTTGCCTGGTTTCATCATAAATGTTTTGAACGGTTAATTAACAAAGTTTAATTTGTGCTGCACCTCTAGATTATGTAGCTGGTACATAGCTTGAATTTTTTGGtgctgaaaaagaaaattaaaaggctAAGAGGAAATATAGCTAGCTAGGTTGTTCTCATTAATATATGActattattgttgctataattATTTCATGCCTCCTAGGCTACACTATATATGTAGTGTTGAaaacattaattttatctttgacGGCATATTGAAAATATTATTGTTACGAAAAAGAGAAGACAAGTCACATGACATTTAATTTATTCAGAACACCCAAATGTACattttttaatgaataatgttaaaagatttattttatttaagtaatttacttTGTAAATAATGGTGAATTAtaagaaattttaatttatatatttcttaaataaaaaatactacgtgcatataaaaaattagtcactaaattagtaattattatttgtgtataaatacatatattatttaactcatGCCTAACGTGTATTTTATATTGGTGATTGATTTTTGTGTACATATAAgtgataaatctaaaaattttgatatgCATGGACCGAATTttgtacaaaatttttaattattttttgttatttttattatataaaagtaaTTTATGCGTAATATACAATTAGTGAATTGctctttttaaaagattttattaatatatataaaaaatatagaaatttttttaataattttgttcgATTGCTCCCGAGAAAGGTGGATTGAATGGTTGGTGGGTTGATAGCAACGGGTTGATCGAGGGTATTTCAAGATCTGGGCGCGAGTTCTATGGAGAGGTGTTGTTCTGAACGTTGATGGGTCGGTGGGTAAAGCCACCTATAGGGACACTTGGATGCAGTAACAGATTCAGAAAATTTTGGTAGTGtggataaaatttatataacatcataataatttttataataaaaataatatgtgtatataacaaattaaatattaaattatctattaatcattatatatttgtgtataaatatatgtattatttaacttatttttaatgtatattttatattttaatatatattttatacaaataattattttttatgtacatataatatgattattgttatgattatattttattattgtaaaatatgattaaccttcaaaatatctaatatataaattacaatactaaaatagtaatttaaataataatatataatttaaaattctattgttttaggttttatattttaaaaaattaaataatttttctcttaacactaccatcaaaatttctctctttttatatatattattaaataattatttaaaaattcacttcctaACACAATTAGAAGTCGACTCTTATTGATATTTATAGttgaaaaatttcttttaattaatacaGTTGCTATGCAAGAATTAAAGctaatttaaaaagaagataaataatatttttttgtgttgatttttaaaaaagaacactaattttatttaaatttgagaattgatcattccaacgaatttctaatataaaatttttaaattgacgattaagtaccaaaagttgagtaaaaaattattgtggggtcaaatttaataatctaagaggggcaaataaatattattatcatatactactcaaaaaaatttcaaattgtagtgggACGCTTGCCCCCACACCACTATACGTAGAACCGTTCCTGCTTGGATGTTAAAATGAGCGTTCGTACTAAGAGACGGCTAATAATTAGGATATGAGTGACGTACCTGGAGAGGAGtagatctctcaccatttatacCTTGCACTTCGGGTGGACCTTTTTTCCTGAGTCCGTCCGTTTAAAAGCTTTTGCCAAATATCTAGGTTTCCATTAAAGTATGAAATACACATGGGTTATTTTTGCATGCGGGTGGATGATCCGTTAAGTTGGGAGTCCGACCGCcagaattttatttttgatataagAATTATATAGTATTctacaatattttataaaattataatataccaATATTTTTATGGTATATTTAGTTAAgaagttattatatatatttttaattaagattaattcttttaaaagtttaaaaaatttgaaaataatttataaattattaattatctctAAAATACTGATACtcttataaactataaaatataattctcaaAATAAAACTATAGTTAAAATAAGTTATGATGAGaaaatatgataattttttttcaataatataaattttttaaaaaaataggtattttaaaaaaaaaaaattaaaatagacaatataattattacaaaaaaaatgtaaataattatattcatagaaataagtatataaaaattaatttaaaaaagtataaaaatttgaatatatgatataaaattgattaaataaaattatcaataaaaaataattaaaatttaaatttatcatataattaaaaataattatataaaaaattattaaatattttattttaccaaTCACATATCTTGGGAGCGAAGGCCAAGGCTACTACTGTTTGTCCTCCTGGGATTTGTGCGTACTAATTATTCTTAAATACGTCtgttttattatatatttctataattcctctttattaattttttaaatttacttaattttttcaTTTGGTTGATCGAATAATTTTAGACCTAGAGaaatgatttattattattattattattattattattattattattattattattaaagcgaCAACTGCAACGTAAATATGACcattgacaagtataacattgcAATATATTTTTATTACCATCAATTGCTTTTGGAATTTCAAAACATACCTTTCACACTAGGCATTTGTTAGGAACCACAGTAAATTGAGGGAGGTTAAGATTTGAAAGGCATAAGGTAGCTTGAAGATGATGTTTGTGAATGATTAAGGGTGTTGTGTGCCCTTAATGGGATGCAAATTACGCAAAACCATGTTATAAATTCCaatctaaatagaataaaggtAATCGGAATCCTCAAGTCGGCATGCATGCATGGTATATATTATCTATTTCTTTAATTATTATGGATATTGGATACTTTGGAAACCTCAGGGAGCAACGGACTTCATATGTCAAATGGCATATAAGCATCAATATGTAATATATCATCCTAATATTCTTGATTCCAATGGTAGCACAAACGTTAAAATTGGGTTGACTATATCATTACTCGTATATCTTACACTAACAAAGCAAGAGAATATATGTAGATTCTGGCTTAgactttaataatttaattaagttggAGAGTACGTATGTGTTTAAACCTTTCAATTAACTTAGAATAATATATCATGCATGCGTAATGATCACCACTCAACTTGTTGGATTATTCTAGAAAAAGAATTATACTTCTTTGAAAGATTATTATTGAACTCAAAACTATCATATTATGTACACAAGAAAAGGTATGGTATTAATTAATTGGTCCTTGATTAATTAGTATGATACTCcagttaataaaataatatatatgatatatatactTGAACTATctatttccttttgtttttttttagtgCAATTGAATATGATGTATTAACAACTTAGGGGAATAGACACCAAAAATACAACTTAAGAGAATGTtaggagccaataattttaataaaataaatggaaaaaggTTGGTTGGTATTGATTTATGGGGACATTTGAGTTATAGTTTGTTggtcaaatttttataatattattgatctacaagaggatgaagataatgattgaagatattttaaattatattttagattatgtgttatatttgattgattataaatttaaagatatttaattacatattttgaataatgttaattttattaatttatttaaaaaacttggtttatgattatgtttattacatatttataattataaaaatttaagtgtttgtgaatttaaaaattaatttttttatatttttaaaaattataaatttattgtaattattataaaattatatatattatttaatatttaatatttatatatataaaaaaaatttgccgTCTAATTCACTATTAAATGTGATAGAGAAAAATTTAGGACTACCTTATCAAGTAAAGAGCAATGCTAGAGGGCCAGCaacatttgtgattggtagccatcaactagccattaatgataatttgatggtgtgagattggtgtgagattttatccaatgacTCACATTTTTCTACTAATTATATGCTGgacaaaatgcaataaaattgctggcccctagacttttacTTAAGTAAAACGGGACAAGTCAGCTAATCAAATAGTGGGCTTTTGTGAGAGGGGATTCCGTTTGCCCTAATGTTGTTTATTCAAATTAAGACCAATGCCTAATAAATATACAGAGTcataaacttatatatatatattttaatattaatgaaAGCCGAAATGGAagtgctttttcttttttggtttttggTATTGATGTATGATTCAcgttcattttttttcatatcaTTGAATTGATCCCACAAAATTCATGTATGAATTGAGCCCACAAAATCTATATCCCATTCGGTTCATTCTAAATGGGCCTTAGGATACATCTGCTAATTTTTTTAGCATATTAAAAAGGATCTTATAATAGATTTAGATATTTTACCTTAGATCGAATGTAGAAGCAAATGAAAAAACACTCTGAAGTCTGAACCAACGTTTTTTCTACCCAAAAAACAAGGGCTTTCTaaatgatttataaaaaaaagtttgtaTTGGACCAAATATATATgtagacaaaatatattttaaaattaaaaggagaatctatcatcaaaaaaaaaagattaaaaggaGAATCCATCAGAAAATTCAGAACCCACAAAGAAAAAGTAAGGTACTCATAATTCATGAATTGCATTTTAAGGGTTTTATGCCGTCTTAAATCCTAAACTTTATCCAAAAAAGTCTTCTAGACTtccgataaaaaaatattataacatattttttaaataaaaattttctgtTGCAAAAAAATAACATTCAAAGATCTAGTCCAAAAGGAAGGAAAAGAtagagatttttttaaaataaatattttaaatattttatttatcaatctaaataatttaaatataatttatgtttttgtgtcttattatttatttatactataaatatattaattataagtatattttatttatataataaataatacaagTAGAGtacattaatttttatgtattacagatatatttattttatttatttaaagtttatgtcttattttattagatatatttataattaatttgtttacggtatacataaaataaataataaaatataaaatataaattatataaaattaataaataaaatatttaaaacaattattataaaaaacaaaaaagatagaATAATAATGATATAAGGATGCTGGATTTTGTCAAGAGATAAGACTTGATGGTTCATACCAACTTCAAGATAAACATGTTTGAAATTAAGAGtaatcctgttttttttttttaataaataatttggaAAGGCAGGAGCAGGTGAGTTGGCAGGGCTGCTGGTTATCCTAATTCAATTGAATACTAGTGTATATTATTATATTGATCTTTGATCCaggtcattttaaaaaaaaatgatacgaatcagtatttttattaaaatttaataaatatttaattataaaaaatatataattttatattattaaatataattttaaatcattaaaaataataatgataactaATCCATGATTATAAATCATCAAATATGCTGATTCCTTACATTAATGTATCtaatattacaaaataataaaataataacaacacaTTTTTTTGTGTAGTATATACCAAAGCGTAGCCCACATGCGTTGCACCTGCGCCTCCACGTCCTTCTCTTCATTCTGGTTTAGAGAAATGGAGACCAGCGCCGTCCTGACAAGCTTTCGGCTCAGTTTTCCGATCTGTCCCTCCCTCCACCACTCTTCTTCTCCGTCTCTCAAGGTATCTCGCTCTCTCCATCTATCTCAATTCATTATTTTCTTTCTCAGTTCCAATCTCATTTTTTGATCAATTTTTCAGCTCCAAAAGCAGTTTCTTCCCCCTTCCCACAACCATGTGCTGCACCACCCTTATCCTCTCACTCTCACGCCTACTCCTTCTCTTTCAAATGCGTCGTACAGTCAAACCGTTGAATTAGCAGACATAGAATGGGACAACCTTGGATTCGGTCTTCAACCTACTGATTACATGTACATCATGAAATGTCCACACGGCGGAACCTTCTCGAAAGGTGAACTCAAACGCTTTGGCAACATCGAATTGAACCCATCCGCTGGTGTTCTCAACTATGGCCAGGGTTTATTCGAGGGTTTGAAGGCATACCGTAAGGAAGATGGCAACATTCTTCTCTTCCGTCCAGAAGAAAATGCTCTTAGGTTGCAGATGGGTGCAGAGCGCATGTGTATGCCTTCTCCTACTGTTGACCAGTTCGTTGAATCTATTAAAGACACTGTTTTGGCAAACAAACGTTGGGTACTCCCTTATCCCATCTACCATTATACATGTGTTATGCTTTTGAGGTGAAATCTAATTTGGCTTTGATTTCAGGTTCCCCCTACTGGTAAAGGCTCATTGTATATTAGGCCATTGCTAATGGGAAGTGGACCTGTACTTGGTCTTGCACCCGCTCCAGAGTACACATTTCTCATATATGTTTCACCTGTTGGAAACTACTTTAAGGTAATCAATCTTTAAAGTATTCCATGTTTTGCTTTTGGAAAAATTACACAAAAATGGTTAGaatttagtactgttggataagTAGAAATTTATGTGTGCTTTTTTTATGAGATGTTTAAAGAGGATTTGATTTGTAGCTTGTAAATATGACGAAACCTTATAGTAATCTTCTAACGGTCCACTGTAATATCGTCCTCATTTTTGCAGTGTTGTGATCTGATGGTATCATAATGGttgttattaatttaatattgacAATTATAATCATCTCTGtttgtattttttgttgtaattttGAACATACTTGTAATGctgtctttcaaaaatttatggAATATCAATTTATCACAGGAAGGTTTGGCCCCAATCAATTTGATTATTGAGAATGAATTACATCGTGCAATTCCCGGTGGCACTGGAAGTGTGAAGACCATCGGAAACTATGCTGCAGTAAGTCTTatctctttttttcttgttttgtctTGGCAGTTGATTGCAGATGTTGTCTTCTGTTCGCATCAAGTTAATTGCTTGCGAGTTCAAAGATAACTTTTAAAGTACTTCTACTTTTTACAAAAGCTTGAGTTTTCTGTTTGATTATTTCTTAATTCTCATTTTTGTTCTACAACATTGTCTTGAGTTTTTTGTTTGCTTgatctttaattctctttttttttttcaccggCATACTTTAACTTTTGtcttttttgaaaatgaaaatccTGATCCTTCTCCCAATTTCCTTCGCACCAAAAAATTTGTCTCTGTAGGTTCTGAAGGCACAATCAGTAGCAAAGGCCAAAGGCTACTCTGATGTTTTATACCTTGATTGTGTGCACAAAAAATATCTGGAGGAGGTTTCTTCATGCAATATTTTTGTTGTTAAGGTATTTTATTTTGTACCTGTTGAATTTTATATTCTACAAGAGTATCAGTACCTTtgagataattaataatttttaaattattttctaaatttttgaaatttttaaaagaattgatcttaattaaaaagatatttaacaacattttaattaaacatattataaaaGTATTGGtatcttataattttatagaGTACTATAGAGTACTATGTAATTCTtattatcaaaaataatattattaaaaatttttttatatttttttatatatattggtaaaatctttaatttaaagaataattCGCTAATTATATATCTggcataaattatttttatataaaaaaataaaaaaataataataaattttatataaaattcgcCCTGCATATCAAAATTTCTAGATCTGTTTCTGTTTATATATAGATCGTTTTGCGGCAACCTCCTTGTTACACTAATCTTTGTAGTTTCGTGCCACTCTTGGCCATATGAGTATCAATAGTATTATAGTTATTTTATTCAACTAGAATGAGACTCGCGCTATGCGTGGAGTGATAAATTattgatagtatataataaatattaaaaattattatgttttgtaaaattaaattaaataagtgtaaactaaagttaaatttaaaaggtgttttatttaaaataatttgtagtacaaaagatttggatattgaaattgtataaagtgacattttatttggtagtttgatttttgcatttgttttagttgatggaCTTAGTCTTCTTATGTGGCGCTCGTCCTCCTTTTTTTATTGGTTGTTGTTAGAGTTGTTGGTTTCTTTTTTCTATCGTAAGTTCTTGTGAAgacatgttctttatgaattgttgaaTTATATACCCTTTCTATTGTGTTATTTGTTCCAT
Coding sequences within it:
- the LOC112800455 gene encoding branched-chain amino acid aminotransferase 2, chloroplastic isoform X1; translation: MRCTCASTSFSSFWFREMETSAVLTSFRLSFPICPSLHHSSSPSLKLQKQFLPPSHNHVLHHPYPLTLTPTPSLSNASYSQTVELADIEWDNLGFGLQPTDYMYIMKCPHGGTFSKGELKRFGNIELNPSAGVLNYGQGLFEGLKAYRKEDGNILLFRPEENALRLQMGAERMCMPSPTVDQFVESIKDTVLANKRWVPPTGKGSLYIRPLLMGSGPVLGLAPAPEYTFLIYVSPVGNYFKEGLAPINLIIENELHRAIPGGTGSVKTIGNYAAVLKAQSVAKAKGYSDVLYLDCVHKKYLEEVSSCNIFVVKGNNISTPAIKGTILPGITRKSIIDVARSQGFQVEERLVSVDELLDADEVFCTGTAVVVSPVGSVTYLGNRVSYGEGIGAVSQQLYSVLTRLQMGITEDVMNWTVELR
- the LOC112800455 gene encoding branched-chain amino acid aminotransferase 2, chloroplastic isoform X2, whose protein sequence is MRCTCASTSFSSFWFREMETSAVLTSFRLSFPICPSLHHSSSPSLKLQKQFLPPSHNHVLHHPYPLTLTPTPSLSNASYSQTVELADIEWDNLGFGLQPTDYMYIMKCPHGGTFSKGELKRFGNIELNPSAGVLNYGQGLFEGLKAYRKEDGNILLFRPEENALRLQMGAERMCMPSPTVDQFVESIKDTVLANKRWVPPTGKGSLYIRPLLMGSGPVLGLAPAPEYTFLIYVSPVGNYFKEGLAPINLIIENELHRAIPGGTGSVKTIGNYAAGNNISTPAIKGTILPGITRKSIIDVARSQGFQVEERLVSVDELLDADEVFCTGTAVVVSPVGSVTYLGNRVSYGEGIGAVSQQLYSVLTRLQMGITEDVMNWTVELR